The following are encoded together in the Flammeovirga agarivorans genome:
- a CDS encoding helix-turn-helix transcriptional regulator, producing MSKLELTHVMESWTKLFNGKLEGHKMTFNNEIGKGEIEGFKLNDSIELIRFDYKLNKTLDVDGYQLDDYAEYIPILFGDPFTTSVEVTCNVKQSKKKYKLNTTGAFSINSSEALSFTIEEGRTVQYLSVRLEKDYYQKFIDQSKALAESLDLEKQFFVFEEFDPSMRDFFQKAFEVEKGSLFENEYLEIYAKHLVTVFFSNINDREKIDESNKYTFSVEPVFKARDILKNRINEQIIIDELSKECGLSESRLRFLFKQIFGTTIHQFHLDERLDHSRVMLRDGSKTMSMIAMDLGFSSASHFSSAFKKKFNLSPKQYRKDFINSVLQSA from the coding sequence ATGTCAAAATTGGAATTAACTCATGTAATGGAATCTTGGACCAAACTCTTTAATGGTAAATTGGAAGGACATAAAATGACTTTCAATAATGAGATTGGTAAGGGAGAAATTGAGGGGTTCAAATTGAATGATTCGATTGAATTAATCCGATTCGATTATAAATTAAATAAGACTTTAGATGTAGATGGTTATCAATTGGATGACTATGCTGAATATATACCTATTCTTTTTGGAGACCCTTTTACAACCTCAGTAGAAGTGACTTGTAATGTAAAGCAATCAAAAAAGAAGTATAAACTGAATACTACCGGAGCGTTTAGTATTAATTCTTCTGAAGCTTTAAGCTTTACAATTGAAGAAGGAAGAACAGTACAATACCTTTCTGTTCGTTTGGAGAAAGACTATTATCAAAAGTTTATTGACCAGAGTAAGGCATTAGCTGAATCACTGGATTTAGAAAAGCAGTTTTTTGTATTTGAAGAATTTGACCCAAGTATGAGAGACTTTTTCCAAAAGGCTTTTGAAGTAGAAAAAGGTAGTCTTTTTGAGAATGAATACTTAGAGATTTACGCCAAACATTTAGTTACAGTGTTCTTCTCGAATATTAATGATAGGGAGAAGATTGACGAATCTAATAAATATACATTTAGTGTAGAACCCGTATTTAAAGCAAGAGATATATTAAAAAACAGAATTAATGAGCAGATCATCATTGATGAGTTATCGAAAGAATGTGGCTTAAGTGAGAGTCGATTAAGGTTCTTATTTAAACAGATTTTCGGTACTACAATCCATCAATTCCACTTGGATGAGAGGTTAGACCATTCAAGAGTAATGTTAAGAGATGGAAGTAAAACAATGTCGATGATTGCTATGGATTTAGGCTTTTCTAGTGCTAGTCATTTTTCATCTGCTTTCAAAAAGAAATTTAACCTTAGCCCAAAACAATATAGAAAAGACTTTATCAACTCTGTACTTCAATCCGCTTAA
- a CDS encoding DUF1254 domain-containing protein: protein MKISKSSHILLLVLLLLGVLVLASWKFKKDVVEMQQKEELFKEVYAFGFPIVLMDYTKRYFLNQFEDNAINTFHHYHRFPDWEFRNVVRPNVDTFYSMCWLDLSDEPVVVHIPASDHYFLMPTMDAFSNVFASPGTRTTGNKEQFIVYTGPNWEGELPKGMIHISSPTNSAWIHGRIMVKQSQKDKDEVIKFQKGITARPLSQWDNQDYTPKKEMVLYKADTYPIKAVEELNIEQFMNRLSMLLYQNKPLDSDSTMLSKLKEIGFQAGQNYDITKLSVKETIVFESVPKQMQSEWYSENNTCQKFPWLYSNSVIKKYKDKYSSSAYVAFTRLGMNQREDAIYAATRIDSRGKVLTSKRKYVLHFTKEQLPQVNAFWSLTCYNEKNFLVKNLINRYKVGSQDGLKFNEDGSLDIYIQSTKPEVGAESNWLPTPEKGRFSLILREYWPKDRVLENGNNLPKVTRRN, encoded by the coding sequence ATGAAGATCTCTAAATCCTCACATATACTTTTATTGGTACTTCTACTTTTAGGAGTTCTTGTTTTGGCTTCATGGAAGTTTAAAAAAGATGTTGTAGAAATGCAGCAAAAAGAAGAACTGTTTAAAGAAGTATATGCTTTTGGATTTCCAATAGTATTAATGGATTATACAAAGCGTTATTTCTTAAATCAATTTGAGGATAATGCAATCAATACTTTTCATCATTATCATAGGTTTCCAGATTGGGAATTTAGAAATGTAGTCAGACCCAATGTAGATACTTTCTATTCTATGTGTTGGTTAGACTTATCAGATGAGCCAGTTGTTGTTCATATTCCTGCTTCAGATCATTACTTTTTGATGCCTACAATGGATGCATTTTCTAATGTATTTGCTTCACCTGGAACTAGGACAACTGGAAACAAAGAACAGTTTATAGTATACACTGGTCCCAATTGGGAAGGAGAATTACCTAAGGGGATGATTCATATATCTTCACCAACAAATTCTGCTTGGATTCATGGACGTATTATGGTGAAGCAGTCGCAAAAAGATAAGGACGAAGTAATCAAATTCCAGAAAGGAATTACCGCGAGACCGTTAAGCCAATGGGATAATCAAGACTATACACCCAAAAAGGAAATGGTACTATATAAAGCCGATACTTACCCTATTAAGGCTGTTGAAGAATTGAACATAGAGCAATTCATGAATAGGTTATCGATGCTTTTATATCAGAATAAGCCATTAGATTCGGATTCCACTATGCTATCCAAACTTAAAGAAATTGGATTTCAGGCGGGGCAGAACTATGATATCACAAAGTTATCAGTAAAAGAAACGATTGTTTTTGAGTCTGTACCTAAGCAAATGCAATCAGAATGGTACTCTGAAAATAATACTTGTCAGAAATTCCCTTGGTTGTATAGTAACTCAGTAATCAAAAAATACAAAGACAAATATTCGAGTAGCGCCTATGTAGCTTTTACAAGGTTGGGAATGAACCAAAGGGAAGATGCAATTTATGCCGCTACAAGAATAGATAGTCGAGGTAAAGTACTTACCTCAAAAAGGAAATATGTATTGCACTTTACAAAAGAGCAATTACCTCAAGTGAATGCATTTTGGTCATTAACTTGCTACAACGAGAAAAACTTCCTAGTGAAAAACTTGATCAACAGATATAAAGTAGGAAGCCAGGATGGATTAAAATTCAATGAAGATGGATCATTAGACATCTACATTCAAAGTACTAAACCAGAAGTTGGTGCAGAAAGTAATTGGTTACCAACTCCAGAAAAAGGAAGGTTCTCTTTAATACTAAGAGAGTATTGGCCAAAAGATAGAGTACTTGAAAATGGTAATAACTTACCGAAAGTAACCCGCAGAAATTAA